TCTTGGCCACCTCCTCGAAGCTGGCGCCCTTGCGGATCTGCTCCCGCAGGTCGTTGGCCTTCTGCTCCGCCGCGGCCAGCGCGGCTGCTTCCGGGGCGCCGCCTTGGGACTGGGGGCTCTGCGTGGACACCAGGATCTCACTCAGCCGCACCTGCTCCGGCCGCGCCAGCTCCTTCTGGTGGTCCTGGTAGTACTGCCGCGCATCCTCCTGGGGGATCTGGATCTTTGATCCCACTTCCTGGCCGATCACCTTCTGGGTGATGAGGCCGCTGCGGATGTTCTCCTTTACTTCTTCATAGGAGACGCCCTGCTGTCCGGCCTGCTTTTCCAGGTCTTCGAGGGAGGCCAGGTTCATCTGCTTGCGCATCTCGTCCAGCCGCTTGATGACCTCGGTGTCGGGGTTGATGCCTAGGTCCTTGCCGCGCTGCACCAGCAGGCGCTGGTCGATCAGGTCGCGGAGCACGTCCTTTTCCTGGGTGGCGAACATCTGCTCCGCCTGGGCCCCGTACTTCTGTTTGAGCTCATTGAGCACGGTTTCCCGGCTCTGCTGGAATTCGGAGCGGGTGATGATCTCGCCGTTGATCCGGGCCACGATCTCTTCCACCACGGTATCCGCGGTCAGGGGAAGGCTGAGCAGGGAAAGGGCAAGCAGGGGCATCCAAGTGCGTATCTTCATAGGCGGTTCGGGTTCCGTTCGAAGAAAGTCCGAGGGTCTTGGGAGCTTCGGCCCGTATAGTTTAACTCCGCCGCGGGGCGAACACCAGCGCCCGACTGCTATCATGTCTGCTCTTTGCAGGCCGCTTTTCTTGGAGACCGCTTTTCTTGGAGGAACTGATGAGACTCTTTTCCCTGGCCCTGCTGCTGACCCTATCCGTTCCGGCCGCGGCCCAGAGCGCGGCCCTGGCGTCCCCGGCGGCTCCGGTGCTGCGCAGCGCCGGCCGCTACGGCATGGAGCGTTATCTGAACATCCGCTCCGCCTCCCGGCCTTCGTACGCGCCCAACACCGACGACATCGCCTACCTCACCGCCGTCACCGAGGTGAACCAGGTATGGAAGCATCCGGCGCGGGGCGGCTGGCCCGAGCAGCTTACCTTCTTCAACGACCGCGTGCTGGACGTCGAATGGTCTCCGCGCGGCGACCTCATCCTGCTCACGAAAGACCAGGGCGGCGACGAGCGCGGCCAGCTCTACGTGATGGACCCCGAGGGCGAATCCATCGAGGCCCTCACCAGCAATCCCAAGGTGATTCACCAGTTCGGCGGATTCTCGCGCGACGGCGCGTGGATCTGTTACTCCTCGAACGAACGCAGTGAGCGCCTGTTCGACGTGTACGTGATGGAGCTGGCCACGCGCAAGGCGCGGCGCATCTATGCCGGCGACGAGAATTTCTATGCCCGCTCTTTTTCCCCCGACGGCCGCTACGTGCTGGCCGAGCGCGAGCGCTCGAGCTACGACAACGACCTGTTCCTGATTGATACGCAGAGCGATAGCATCGTCCACCTGACGCCCCACACCGGCGACGCCGTCTACCGCGACGTGGCCTGGCTGCCCGACGGCTCCGGCTTCTACCTGGCTTCCAACCAGGACCGCGACAAGTTCAACCTCGCCTTCTTCGACCTTCGCCGCAAGAGCCTGGCTTACATCGAGGACTCGCCCCAGGACTTGGACGACGCCACCGGCATCGCCATCGATCGCAGCGGCAACTTCCTGTTCTACGCCTGGGACCAGGCCGGCGCCTCCTCCGTGCGCATTCGCAACCTCAAGACCAATCAAGTGCAGATTTTCCGCGGACTGCCGTCCGGGGTCGTGGGCCAGGGGTCGTTCAACGGGGACGGAACCAAGGTGGCCTTCTCCTACTCCTCCGCCACCATCAACGGCGACGTCTGGGTGATGGACCTGAAGCAGGACCGCGCCTCGCAGGTCACGCACTCCACCCGCGCCGGCATCCCTTCCTCGAGCTTTGTCGCTCCCGAGACCGTCGCTTATGCTTCCTTCGATGGCACGCAGATTCCGGCCTTCCTCTACCTGCCCAAGGGAGCGGAGAAGCACAGCAAGCTGCCAGCGATCGTGAGCATTCACGGGGGGCCGGAGTCGCAGGAGCGCGCCAGCTTCAACGCCATCTACCAGTATTTCCTGAACCGGGGCTACGCGGTGCTGGCGCCCAACATCCGCGGCAGCTCGGGCTTTGGCAAGCAGTACATGCACATGGACGACTACCGCAAGCGTCCCGACGCCATCAAAGACGCCGCCTGGGCCGCGGACTATCTCAAATCCACCGGCTACATCGATGCCAAAAAGATCGCGGTCATGGGCGGCAGCTATGGCGGATTCATGACTCTGGCCCAGGCCACCATGTTCCCAGACCGCTGGGCCGCAGCGGTGGACATCGTGGGCATCTCCAACTGGTTCACCTTCTTCAAGAACACCGGAGCCTGGCGGCGCTCGCATCGCGCCAACGAGTACGGCGACCCGGAGAAGGACCCGGAGTTCATGAAGTCCATCTCGCCCATCAACTTCGTGAAGAACATCCGCGCGCCGCTGTTCGTGATCGCCGGGGCCAACGATCCCCGCGTCCCCAAGGGCGAAGCCGACCAGATGGTGGAGCAGGTGCGCGCCCGCGGCGTCCCGGTGGAATACATCTCCTTCCCCGATGAGGGACACGGCATGGCCAAACGTGCCAACCGCATCCGCGGATACACGGCCATCGCCGATTTCCTGGACAAGTACCTGCGCAACGCGCCCTGAGATAGCCCGAACAGGTGGGGTTCGCGCGGCTACGGTTTCTTCTTTTTCCCGAAGACCCCGCCCAGCACGCTACCCACGCCCTGGACGGGGGCGGCGACCGTGTTGGTCACGGCGCCGGCGACGTCCGGCAGGAAGATGGGCGCGGAGGTGGTGCCCTGAATCAGGAAGGGGACATTGCCCTTTGACTTTCCCAGGCTGGTGATCTGCGACATGCCGCTCATCATGCTGCCGGCGCCGCTCGTCAGTTTGGCGTTCATCTTGAAGTTGAGCGCGTTGCTGGGGCTGATGGTTCCTGCCCCGGTCACCGTTCCCATGCTGGGGACAATAATGGTCAGGCCGTCGGCGCGGATGCCCTCCGGTCCCACGCGCACCGACGAGGCCAGGGTCTGGATGGCGGTGTCCGCCCCGCTCCGCGCGCCCGCCAGCGCTCCCAGCCCGCCCAGCTTGGACCCTAGGTTGAAGCCTTTCAGCGTGGAATTCGCCACGTGGACCGGGCCGGTGATCACCAGGCGGTCGATGGGACCATCAATGGAGAGGTTGGCAGTAGCCGTTCCCCCCTGTAGGGACGAACCGGAGGGCAGCGAAACCCCCACGGCGGGGAGCGCGCTCTCCACGTCGTTGACCGGCAGTCCCAACGCTCGCAGCTTCATGTGCACGACCGGGGACTCGCCCCGGGTCTCGAAGTTGCCGGTGAGCTTGGCCAGGCTCTTCCCCACGTGGATGTCGCCGCGGGTCAGCGTGCCGGCCTGGCGCTCCAGGTCCAGGCTGGCGGCGTAGTCGAAGGTCAGCGGCTGGCGCGCCGGGCCGCCGCTGCGCACCAGCTTCAGCTTGCTGGCCGTGGCTTTGCCCTCCGCTTCTGCGGTCGTCCCGTCCGACGTGATCTTCCCGGTGTAATCCACGGTCCCCGCGATTCCCGAGGCCGGGTCCAGGAAGCCGGTGGAGGCCAGGTCCATGTGCTCGACGGCAATCTGGGCGTTGAGCGGGGTACGGGCGGCGTCGGTGCGGTCCACCGGTCCCGCCTTGCCTTCCAGCTTCATGGTTCCGCCGCCCGGCGTTCTGGCGTCCAGCTTGAAGGGCATGCTCGAGGTCAGGGAGAGATCATGGACCGTGAGGTTCACATCCTCATAGGTGTGGGTCTTGCCGCGCGCGCCCGCGCGTCCTACGGTGAGCCGGCTGTCCTTGATCTTCAGCACGTCCACGGAGAAGTCCGCGGCCGAGGAGGATGGCTTCTCTTTCGACTTCTCAGCGCTGCCCAAGCTGGAAAAATTCCACTTGCCCGCCGGGTTCTTCAGCAGCGTGACTTCTGCGTGCTGGATGGTGAAGGTCCGAACGTGCAATGCGTGGGAGAGGATGAGCGGCATCACGTCCACCCCGATGGCCAGGGATTTCGCGCGCACAAAGGGTGTCTGGCTGAACCCCGGATCGTCGGCGATAGAGACGTCTTCCGCCGTGATGCCTCCGGCCAGCAGGGAGAATCCCAGCTTGCGGATCTGCACCTCGCGCCCCAGCGCGGAGCTCATCTCGGTTTGGATGACAGGGCGGAAGCGATCGACATCCACGAACAGCGGCAGGGCGACGACCGCCAGGATCAGCACTGCGATTACAGCGCCGGCGATGATCAGGGCCTTCTTCTTCATCCAGGACCTCCTCGGCGCGCGAACCAGGGGTGTTCGCCTGAGGCAGAAATGCTAGCACCGGGCAAAGGTCAGGGCAACACGACGGCTTGCGGCCCCGGAGCTCGCAGCAGCGCCAGCGCGGTGATGTCGTTCTCCGGCGCCGCGTTCCGGATGAAGGCCTCCACCGCCTTCAGGATCGAATCGCAGATTTCCCGGGCATCGTGGAACTCCCGCGCCTGGAAGGCCTCGATCACCCGCTCCAGGCCGAACTCCTCCGAGCCCTCCCGGCTCTCCACCAGTCCCTTCGACACCAGCAGCACCGCCGCGCCCGGCTGCACCACGACCACTGCGGCATCGTGGGTGGCGTGGGAAAACAGTCCCAGGGGAATGCCGCTGGCCTGGAGCAGGGTGAGGCCTCCGGCGTCCCTCAGCAGCGCGGGGATGTGACCGGCGTTCACGTAGCTCAGCATGCCCAGCTTGGGGTCGAAGCTGCCGAGGAAGGCAGGCGCATGGCAGACACCCTCCGCCGCCTTCAGGATGGTGCGATTGATCAGGATGCCCAGGTCGGTCAGAGCGTCAGACTGGTTGGTATCTTCGCCCTGGAACAGCTCCGGTGCCTGCTTCCGAAAGAGTTCCTGGACCGCTGTGGCGATCTCCAGCGCCTCACGTCGCTTGCCCGCGATGTCCAGCAGCAGGAAGACCAGGCGGCCGCTGGGGGTGAGCAGGAAGTCGTAGAAGTCCCCGCCCATGCGCGCTGCGTAGTAGCGCGCAGCGATGCCCGCGCCCGGCAGCGTGGGCACGAGCGTGGGCGCGGGCAGCACCAGCGGGCGCTCTACAGTCGCCTGAAGAAACGGTAAACGCATCGGGAACCCTATGGGGGGAGACCCAGAAAATACCACACCTCGGCAGCCGTAGCCAGCGCTCAGGTGCCGTAGGTCTTCTTCAGATACTGCGCAATCTCTTCTTCCAGCGAAGCGTAGCCCGAGTGGATGGTGGCGCGCATGGCAGCCTCGGTCGAGCTTCCCTGCCCGATGCGCTCCAGGATGCGCACCAGGTCGCTCATCCCGTAGGTGTCCCGGATGTACTCCACCGCCGCCAGCGACTCGGCGTAGGCCACCACCGCCTGCTGGGTGGAGAAGCTGTTGAAGGAAGCCTCCAGCCCGTTCAGGGGGATCTGCGACCCGGAGGTGAACAACCGCGCCAGCGCCCGCCCGTGGGAGGCGGAGCTCTTGGGTTCCATCGCCTGGGCCACGCCCTCGTTCAGCCAGGTGGGGCAGCGGTTGTGGGTGATTTGAGCGATGAAAGAGTGCGCCAGTTCGTGCTTCAGCACCCGGGAAAGCTCCGAGGTCATGCTGCTCACGCCTTCGATGGGGATGCGCAGCTTGCCATCGTTGATCGCTCCAGTCCACCCCGGCGCCTGGGTCACGTCAAAGAAGGCCTGTTCGGTGTAGAGGATCACCGGGATGCTGGCGCGCGGCGAGACTCCCAGCTCGCCGGCGAGGGTGCTGTAGTGGGACTCCAGGGTCGCCAGGATCTCCCGCCGCAGCGCCGCCGAGCTTTGGCCTCCCTCGAAGCGCAGCGTGAAGTGCCCGGTTTCCTCCTGCCCGAACCGGCTCTCCGCCGTCTGCTCGCGCTCCGCCTTGCGCAGGGATTGGCGCACCGCCGGGTCGGGACGCAACTCCAGCGACCGCTTCCAGGCGCGGATGGCCTCCTCCGTCCTGTCGGATTTGTAATACGCCACGCCCAGGATCTTGAAGGCGTCGGCGGAGTTCGGCGCCAGCCGGGTGGCGCGCTCCGCCTGGCTCAGCGCTTCGCCGGTCCGTCCCAGCACCAGCAGCACGTAGGCGTAGTTGTCCAGGATGATCGAGTTGGCGGGAGTGAAGCTCAGCGCGCGCTCCAGGTAAAGGCGCGACTGCTCCAGGTTTCCGTGCGTGTACTCGTACTCCGCGGCGGCGTAGTAGGCCGCCGCCGAGTTCTCCGGGAAGCCTTCCTTTTCCACCGCCGCCAGGGCGACCGCGTCCACCCGGCCCTCGACCACGACCCGCCCGGAGAACTCCTCGGCGTGCGCCACCCGCTCCGTCGGTGGCGCCACTTCAATCTCCTGCTCCTGCGCCGCCGGGCCCCGTGAGACTACCGGCGCGCCTCCGGTGTCTATACGTTCGACCAGCGATTTGGCGATGGAATAGGTGTTGTCGCCCACCTCCCACTCCACCCGCCCGTTCTTCTCGCGCACGTTGCTGGCCAGGATGGTGCGGCCGTTCTTCAGGTGGATGGTCTCCGCCTGCGCCGCCAAAGCCAGGGTGATGAATAGGATGACAGAAGCCCGCACTGAGGCGCATTCTAACAAGAGGGGCGGCGGTTTCTGAAATGACCTTCCGGCGCAGGGTATCGCTGGGCTCGGCTGCGCTGCTTCTTTTGGCCGCCACCTCCGCGGCCCAGGTAGCTTCCGCGCCCTCCCCCGCCGCGCAGCTCTACCGGCAGTTGGGGAATGTCCGCCTCGATCCCCAGCGCGTCTATACCGTGCGCGATGCCAGCCTGAACCGCGAGGACC
The sequence above is drawn from the Terriglobales bacterium genome and encodes:
- a CDS encoding peptidylprolyl isomerase, which translates into the protein MKIRTWMPLLALSLLSLPLTADTVVEEIVARINGEIITRSEFQQSRETVLNELKQKYGAQAEQMFATQEKDVLRDLIDQRLLVQRGKDLGINPDTEVIKRLDEMRKQMNLASLEDLEKQAGQQGVSYEEVKENIRSGLITQKVIGQEVGSKIQIPQEDARQYYQDHQKELARPEQVRLSEILVSTQSPQSQGGAPEAAALAAAEQKANDLREQIRKGASFEEVAKKNSSGGSAEQGGDLGYFERGKLAKELEDKTFSMQVNEVSGVIRTKQGFVLLKVTEHQLAGVATFKEIEPKIQEALYYQKLQPAMRIYLTKLREEAYIDIKQGYVDSGASPNQTKPILTAAQSDEEKKKKKKKKLLVF
- a CDS encoding S9 family peptidase, which encodes MRLFSLALLLTLSVPAAAQSAALASPAAPVLRSAGRYGMERYLNIRSASRPSYAPNTDDIAYLTAVTEVNQVWKHPARGGWPEQLTFFNDRVLDVEWSPRGDLILLTKDQGGDERGQLYVMDPEGESIEALTSNPKVIHQFGGFSRDGAWICYSSNERSERLFDVYVMELATRKARRIYAGDENFYARSFSPDGRYVLAERERSSYDNDLFLIDTQSDSIVHLTPHTGDAVYRDVAWLPDGSGFYLASNQDRDKFNLAFFDLRRKSLAYIEDSPQDLDDATGIAIDRSGNFLFYAWDQAGASSVRIRNLKTNQVQIFRGLPSGVVGQGSFNGDGTKVAFSYSSATINGDVWVMDLKQDRASQVTHSTRAGIPSSSFVAPETVAYASFDGTQIPAFLYLPKGAEKHSKLPAIVSIHGGPESQERASFNAIYQYFLNRGYAVLAPNIRGSSGFGKQYMHMDDYRKRPDAIKDAAWAADYLKSTGYIDAKKIAVMGGSYGGFMTLAQATMFPDRWAAAVDIVGISNWFTFFKNTGAWRRSHRANEYGDPEKDPEFMKSISPINFVKNIRAPLFVIAGANDPRVPKGEADQMVEQVRARGVPVEYISFPDEGHGMAKRANRIRGYTAIADFLDKYLRNAP
- a CDS encoding AsmA family protein; amino-acid sequence: MKKKALIIAGAVIAVLILAVVALPLFVDVDRFRPVIQTEMSSALGREVQIRKLGFSLLAGGITAEDVSIADDPGFSQTPFVRAKSLAIGVDVMPLILSHALHVRTFTIQHAEVTLLKNPAGKWNFSSLGSAEKSKEKPSSSAADFSVDVLKIKDSRLTVGRAGARGKTHTYEDVNLTVHDLSLTSSMPFKLDARTPGGGTMKLEGKAGPVDRTDAARTPLNAQIAVEHMDLASTGFLDPASGIAGTVDYTGKITSDGTTAEAEGKATASKLKLVRSGGPARQPLTFDYAASLDLERQAGTLTRGDIHVGKSLAKLTGNFETRGESPVVHMKLRALGLPVNDVESALPAVGVSLPSGSSLQGGTATANLSIDGPIDRLVITGPVHVANSTLKGFNLGSKLGGLGALAGARSGADTAIQTLASSVRVGPEGIRADGLTIIVPSMGTVTGAGTISPSNALNFKMNAKLTSGAGSMMSGMSQITSLGKSKGNVPFLIQGTTSAPIFLPDVAGAVTNTVAAPVQGVGSVLGGVFGKKKKP
- a CDS encoding SpoIIE family protein phosphatase, whose protein sequence is MRLPFLQATVERPLVLPAPTLVPTLPGAGIAARYYAARMGGDFYDFLLTPSGRLVFLLLDIAGKRREALEIATAVQELFRKQAPELFQGEDTNQSDALTDLGILINRTILKAAEGVCHAPAFLGSFDPKLGMLSYVNAGHIPALLRDAGGLTLLQASGIPLGLFSHATHDAAVVVVQPGAAVLLVSKGLVESREGSEEFGLERVIEAFQAREFHDAREICDSILKAVEAFIRNAAPENDITALALLRAPGPQAVVLP
- a CDS encoding tetratricopeptide repeat protein; translated protein: MRASVILFITLALAAQAETIHLKNGRTILASNVREKNGRVEWEVGDNTYSIAKSLVERIDTGGAPVVSRGPAAQEQEIEVAPPTERVAHAEEFSGRVVVEGRVDAVALAAVEKEGFPENSAAAYYAAAEYEYTHGNLEQSRLYLERALSFTPANSIILDNYAYVLLVLGRTGEALSQAERATRLAPNSADAFKILGVAYYKSDRTEEAIRAWKRSLELRPDPAVRQSLRKAEREQTAESRFGQEETGHFTLRFEGGQSSAALRREILATLESHYSTLAGELGVSPRASIPVILYTEQAFFDVTQAPGWTGAINDGKLRIPIEGVSSMTSELSRVLKHELAHSFIAQITHNRCPTWLNEGVAQAMEPKSSASHGRALARLFTSGSQIPLNGLEASFNSFSTQQAVVAYAESLAAVEYIRDTYGMSDLVRILERIGQGSSTEAAMRATIHSGYASLEEEIAQYLKKTYGT